In 'Nostoc azollae' 0708, the following are encoded in one genomic region:
- a CDS encoding SpoIID/LytB domain-containing protein yields the protein MKIQLYLGALFSRIQGRHWWIGILLWFALVAPAQASVILRVAIERGVNQVKVGASTTATVKDSAGRSLGQLPGMSAYAAQAVPGGVALDKWQSSLFWIEPTGKGFVYIGDRWFRGRTLVIPTEKGLTAVNWVDLEEYLYSVIGGEMNSSWPQEALKAQAIAARTYALYEREKQRNNPIFDLGDSPDRWQIYKGVSSESRNTYAAVDHTVGKVLTYNNKIILSVFHACSGGHTENVEDVWGNTLPYLRAVQDFDQNVKECNWVKTFSPGEISSRISGIGNIKDMIAESFSPFRSVKTLKIVGAQGTKVLQGEEVRTALKLKSTRFSVSKDANGNFILQGLGFGHGLGMSQWGAYNLAQRGVNYLQILGHYYKGVALTPIQAK from the coding sequence ATGAAAATCCAACTTTATTTAGGCGCTTTATTTTCCCGAATTCAAGGAAGACATTGGTGGATAGGTATCCTCTTGTGGTTTGCTTTAGTTGCTCCTGCTCAAGCATCTGTCATCCTGCGTGTGGCAATTGAAAGGGGAGTAAATCAGGTCAAAGTTGGTGCTTCCACGACAGCAACTGTCAAAGATAGTGCTGGCCGTTCTCTTGGACAACTACCAGGAATGAGTGCTTATGCTGCTCAAGCGGTTCCTGGGGGAGTTGCTTTAGATAAATGGCAATCTAGTTTATTTTGGATTGAACCAACAGGCAAGGGATTTGTTTATATAGGCGATCGCTGGTTTCGTGGTAGAACTCTAGTTATCCCCACGGAAAAAGGTTTAACAGCAGTTAATTGGGTAGATTTAGAAGAATATCTCTACAGCGTCATCGGTGGAGAAATGAACTCTAGCTGGCCACAAGAAGCCTTAAAAGCCCAAGCGATCGCAGCCCGGACTTATGCCCTCTATGAGCGAGAAAAACAGCGCAACAATCCCATTTTCGACTTAGGAGATAGTCCCGATCGCTGGCAAATTTACAAAGGTGTCAGCAGCGAGTCACGTAACACTTACGCAGCAGTAGACCACACAGTAGGAAAAGTCCTCACCTATAACAACAAAATTATTCTCTCAGTCTTTCATGCTTGTTCCGGTGGACACACAGAAAACGTAGAAGACGTTTGGGGAAATACCCTCCCTTATCTACGTGCAGTCCAAGACTTTGATCAAAACGTCAAAGAATGTAACTGGGTAAAAACCTTCTCCCCAGGGGAAATAAGCAGCAGAATTTCCGGTATAGGCAATATTAAAGATATGATTGCCGAATCCTTCTCACCCTTCCGCAGCGTTAAAACCTTAAAAATAGTCGGTGCTCAAGGTACAAAAGTTCTCCAAGGTGAAGAAGTACGCACCGCACTCAAACTAAAAAGCACCCGTTTTAGCGTTAGTAAAGATGCAAACGGCAATTTCATCCTGCAAGGATTAGGTTTTGGACATGGTTTAGGGATGAGCCAGTGGGGAGCATACAATTTAGCTCAACGTGGAGTAAACTACCTACAAATTTTAGGACACTATTACAAAGGTGTAGCCTTAACTCCTATTCAGGCTAAGTAG
- a CDS encoding ribonuclease Z: MQITFLGTSSGVPTRSRNVSSVALRLPQRAELWLFDCGEGTQHQLLRSDLKSSQLSRIFITHLHGDHIFGLMGLLASCGLAGNVDRIDIYGPSGLNEYLQAASRYSQTHFSYPIKVHTVHPGVIYEDNEFLVSCGLLHHRITAFGYRVEEKDRTGRFDVEKAKALQIPSGPVYGQLKRGETVTLPDGRVIDGSELCGPTEIGRKFAYCTDTVYCDGAVQLAQDADVLIHEATFAHQDADMAFQRLHSTSTMAAQTAYAAGVHQLIMTHFSPRYTPGNAIELKDLLREARAIFPKTIMAQDFMVYDVPRRREVVRN, encoded by the coding sequence GTGCAGATAACATTTTTAGGGACGAGTTCCGGTGTACCTACAAGATCACGTAATGTTTCCAGTGTCGCACTGAGATTACCACAACGCGCAGAATTGTGGTTGTTTGACTGTGGTGAAGGTACACAGCATCAACTTTTGCGGAGTGACCTGAAAAGTAGCCAACTTTCCCGAATTTTTATCACCCACCTCCACGGAGACCACATTTTTGGCTTGATGGGGCTTCTGGCCAGTTGTGGTTTAGCTGGTAATGTAGATCGAATTGATATTTATGGGCCATCTGGGTTAAATGAATATCTGCAAGCTGCATCACGTTACTCCCAGACCCACTTCTCTTACCCCATTAAGGTACATACGGTCCATCCAGGGGTAATTTACGAAGACAATGAGTTTCTCGTTAGTTGTGGTCTATTACATCACCGCATTACAGCTTTCGGCTATCGTGTGGAAGAAAAAGACCGCACTGGACGCTTTGATGTAGAAAAAGCAAAAGCTTTACAAATTCCTTCTGGCCCAGTTTATGGTCAACTCAAGCGCGGTGAAACTGTCACCCTACCAGATGGACGAGTAATTGATGGTAGTGAATTATGTGGCCCTACGGAAATTGGTCGCAAGTTTGCCTATTGCACAGATACTGTTTATTGTGATGGTGCAGTGCAGTTGGCACAGGATGCAGATGTATTGATTCATGAAGCTACATTTGCCCATCAGGATGCTGATATGGCTTTTCAAAGGTTGCATTCTACAAGCACAATGGCGGCACAAACAGCTTATGCAGCAGGTGTACATCAATTAATTATGACTCATTTTAGTCCCCGCTATACTCCGGGTAATGCGATCGAGTTAAAAGATTTACTTCGGGAAGCCCGTGCTATTTTTCCTAAAACTATTATGGCTCAGGACTTCATGGTTTATGACGTACCTAGACGGAGGGAAGTTGTCAGAAATTAA
- a CDS encoding GumC family protein, with translation MATTGLNRKQLVTTSQQRVFNLRQISTILFYRRFFILGVSSVVMTATSLLAVITKPMYQSSMQIMVSGNMDQELLSSHLQKNVKSELVRPHFTSVEYTNQMRIMMSSKLIQKTVNLLGFHYPNLTIEDIRGKIGTGKMGFLQIVPSEKISDFNQVFVVSFKDPNPVKTKRVLQALRKVYEDYNLEQRNQRVNQGLLFVQNRLPKLQQEAVAGEQKLELFRRKHSLIDPFLQSKILLQSLADIQKQRQTIRTQIADIQSRYNSLEESLASSNQDAKLAASLSRSSSYQALVDEIRKTEISLAEERLRYTEDSPVVVRLRQKCQVQMALLQQELKVQDINANTTNEKLSDFETKLTNELIQLGKISDGLVLNENNLAKSEQLIRSQLNTYPGLIAEYNRLLSDVKLQRKTLGQLLQLQQSLGMKIAQGGFDWQILEEPDLGIYIGNKKWLLIIGGFLIGPILGVSFTLIWDMFNKAILSPLDLQKLTNLRLLGSVPQLGKPSFKTRLNKIVRYKQQNSNPPISGPKTKLSSHETLDMIYQNLQIFKNSLPFKSLMLTSALPGEGKTTLALGLGASAAQMHQRVLVIDANLRAPSLHKILAISNDWGLSLLLLDDIKTQFQNYIQPIHPSIDVLTAGPTPDDVVNLLTSGRMKELIESFEKIYDLVLIDASSVLDNVDARIIASVCNGIVIVGRIGQLTPQKLIQATEVLSQLNLIGIVANEVNNSPKVTKTSKRYEKVKSAD, from the coding sequence GTGGCTACAACTGGTTTAAATCGGAAACAACTGGTTACTACCTCTCAACAAAGGGTGTTTAATTTGAGACAAATATCTACAATTCTGTTTTATCGACGCTTTTTCATTTTGGGTGTTTCCTCTGTAGTAATGACAGCGACAAGTCTTTTAGCTGTTATTACTAAACCCATGTACCAAAGTTCTATGCAAATCATGGTCAGTGGGAATATGGATCAGGAGTTACTCTCTAGTCATCTCCAAAAAAATGTTAAAAGCGAGTTAGTTAGGCCTCATTTTACATCTGTAGAATATACTAATCAGATGAGGATTATGATGAGTTCTAAGCTCATTCAAAAGACTGTTAATTTATTAGGTTTTCATTATCCTAATTTAACGATAGAAGATATAAGAGGTAAAATCGGTACTGGTAAAATGGGATTTTTACAAATAGTTCCATCCGAGAAGATATCAGATTTTAATCAGGTATTTGTAGTTTCTTTTAAAGATCCCAATCCAGTGAAAACCAAAAGAGTATTACAAGCTTTACGGAAAGTTTATGAAGACTACAATCTTGAACAAAGAAATCAGCGTGTCAATCAAGGTTTATTGTTCGTTCAAAATAGATTACCTAAGTTGCAACAAGAGGCAGTAGCTGGAGAACAGAAATTAGAATTATTTCGCAGGAAACACAGTTTAATTGATCCTTTCCTCCAAAGTAAAATATTATTACAATCTCTAGCTGATATTCAAAAACAAAGACAGACTATTCGCACACAGATTGCAGATATACAGAGTCGTTACAATAGTTTAGAGGAAAGTTTAGCATCTTCTAACCAGGATGCAAAGTTGGCTGCTAGTTTGAGTCGTTCAAGTAGCTATCAAGCTTTAGTTGATGAGATTAGAAAAACAGAAATTTCTTTAGCTGAAGAACGTCTGCGTTATACTGAAGATTCGCCAGTGGTGGTTAGACTGAGGCAAAAATGCCAGGTGCAAATGGCATTATTACAGCAAGAATTGAAAGTACAAGATATTAATGCTAATACGACAAACGAAAAATTATCGGACTTTGAAACTAAGTTAACTAATGAGTTAATACAGCTGGGCAAAATCTCGGATGGACTAGTTTTGAATGAGAATAACTTAGCTAAATCTGAACAACTAATTCGCTCCCAGTTAAATACTTACCCTGGTCTAATAGCAGAGTATAATCGGTTGTTATCAGATGTAAAACTCCAACGAAAAACTCTTGGGCAACTACTTCAGCTACAACAGTCCTTGGGAATGAAAATTGCTCAGGGGGGATTTGATTGGCAAATTTTGGAAGAACCAGACCTGGGAATTTATATTGGTAATAAGAAATGGTTGTTGATCATTGGAGGATTTTTAATCGGTCCAATTTTAGGTGTGAGTTTTACTTTGATTTGGGACATGTTTAATAAGGCAATTTTGTCACCATTGGATTTACAGAAGCTGACGAATCTGAGATTACTGGGCTCTGTACCGCAATTGGGTAAACCTAGTTTTAAAACTAGATTGAATAAGATAGTAAGATATAAACAACAGAATTCAAATCCTCCAATATCGGGACCCAAAACTAAATTATCCAGTCATGAAACTCTGGATATGATTTATCAAAATCTGCAAATATTCAAGAATTCCTTACCTTTTAAGTCTTTGATGTTGACCTCTGCATTACCAGGAGAGGGAAAAACAACTTTAGCCTTGGGTTTGGGAGCTAGTGCAGCGCAGATGCATCAACGGGTTTTAGTTATTGATGCTAACTTGCGAGCGCCTAGTTTACACAAAATCCTCGCAATCTCTAATGATTGGGGTTTATCGCTGTTATTGCTGGACGACATCAAGACTCAATTTCAGAATTATATCCAACCTATTCATCCGTCAATTGATGTTTTGACCGCCGGACCAACACCAGATGATGTAGTAAATCTGCTGACTTCAGGACGGATGAAAGAATTAATTGAGTCCTTTGAAAAAATTTATGATCTCGTTTTGATAGATGCTTCTTCGGTTTTAGATAACGTTGATGCGAGAATTATCGCTTCTGTTTGTAATGGCATTGTCATAGTGGGACGTATTGGGCAGTTAACACCACAGAAACTCATACAAGCAACGGAAGTTTTGAGCCAGTTGAATTTAATTGGTATTGTTGCCAACGAAGTCAATAATTCGCCAAAAGTTACCAAAACTTCAAAACGTTATGAAAAAGTTAAATCGGCTGATTAA